TCTTGGTGGCATCTGTCGTATTGGGTTCAGGCGTTGTTTTGTACGGTACCAGTCTTTTCCAAGGCGGTACTCAGACAGAAGCAATGACTGTATCTGGAACTCAGATGTGGGTACATGCAACTGATTCAAATGGTTTAGCTTGGGGTGCTGCAAAAGTTAGAAACACTGGAGACAAGGTTATTTCAGTAGACAAAATCCAAGTTAGAGGTTCCGATGTACCTTTTGGAAACTGGTATCCTGACACAGCCCTAACTGCTTCTGAATTCCAGCAATCACTGCCACATCCAGGATGGTCTGGAGTTGCAGGTGGATTGACTGCTGATGGAGCATGTGGTGGCGGTGAAACAGTGAATATTGACTTGGCAGGAGTAGGTGATGTATGCGCAAATGCTGCAACAGGTCCAGTATCATTAAGTACAGGACAATCAGCAATCATATACTTCAAACTATCAAATGGCACATTATCTACACTTGACTCAGGTATCAATACCAGCGTGAATATATTTGCTGGAAACGCAGGAGCACCACAAAGCGTAGCCGTGAAAGGACAATCCTAGGTAGGGGGTATTTTTTTAATCTACCAAAAATCTATTTTTGAGGTAAATGAAAGATGGGGAAAAAGAAAAACGAGCAGGGTTTGGAAACTTTTCTAAAAAGTGAATTTTTAGATCAATATCAAAACAAAACACCTTCAGGATACAAAGTAGTGGAAAAGTATCCGTTATTAGCTCCTTTTAGCTATGTTAACATTTTGGAAGACAAAGAAACAGCAGGGTATCTGTATCAAGTAGATGAAGTAAAACTAAATAATTCCGAGCAAATGATTTTTGAGAAATTATATTCCTTAATTGAAGATTCTCTAGACTCACCTGAAAATATCACTAAAGACTTGGGCTTTACATCATTTCTCAACAAAACATTAAAAGAAAATGAAAAAATGTTTCAAGAATATCCCTTAGCAAGTATTGAAAAGGTAAAGTACTATCTAGAACGAGATATCGCAGGTTTTGGCTTAATTGATTCACTAATGCATGACCCAAACATAGAAGATGTGAGTTGTAGTGGAATCGACACCCCGATTTACGTTTGGCATAGAAAATATGATAGCATGCCCACAAACATCCAATTTGAGGATGAAAGATTAAACAATTTTGTATCTAGGATTGTCTTTAGAGCAGGAAAGCATATCAGCTCAGCATTTCCGATTTCAGATTTAGCCTTGGAGGGAAATCACAGAATTTCAGTATTGTATCAAAAAGAAGTAACACCAAAAGGCACTAGTTTCACAATAAGAAAATTCAGAGAGGACCCATATACGGTAGTTGATTTGATCAATTTTGGAACATTAGACATCAATATTGCTGCATATCTATGGATGCTAGTTGAATCAAAGATGTCAATTATTGTAATTGGTTCTACAGGTAGCGGAAAAACAACCATACTTAATGCAATTACAGGATTGATAAATCCAGATTACAAAATATTTTCAGTTGAAGATGTTGCAGAAATTAACATCAATCATGAAAACTGGTTTAGTTTAATCTCAAGAACAGGGTTTGGTGCAAGTGGTGAAGGGGAAATTGGACTATATGATTTGATCAAATCAGGGGTAAGACACAGACCAGATTATATCGCAGTAGGAGAAATCAGAGGTTCAGAAGCCTATGTGATGTTTCAAGCAATGGCTACAGGCCATGGCGGATTATGTACCATGCACGCAGACAGTTTGGAATCTGCTTCAAAAAGATTACAGCAAAAACCAATGGATATCCCCCCTGCATATCTGTCCTTGATGAACTGTGCCATAGTAATCAGGAGAGTTAAAAACAACGTTACAGGACAGAGCAGCAGAAAAGCCGTAACAGTTCAGGAAATCATCAGTGCAGATTCTTTTAACGATGTTTTTAATTGGAATCCAAAAACAGATGAATTTGATTCAAAGATTGAACAAAGTAAAATGTTGTACAAAATTTCTGAGCAAACAGGACAAGACATGGAAGAGATTATCAACGAATTTGAGAAAAGAAAAAAACTCCTCAGACATCTAACTGAACGTGGAATCCGAAGTTATAAGAAAGTCTCAGAATATGTGGGGATGTACTATCGTGATTCTGACGCTCTACTAGCGAAAATGGAATACGGGGTATAATTTCATGTCATTGTTAAAAGCAATGGGAAAAAACGGAAAACCTCAGAAGGAAGATCAAACAATATTATTTGAGTTGCCATATTTTATCACAATAGTAACTCTTCTTGCAACAAGTGGTTTTGGACCGTACACGATTTTTCAAAAAATGCGCGAAATCAAACTACTGCCAAAAATTAGCCTAGAGTCTGAGAAAATCATCAAAAGAATAGACATCCTAGGCATGGATCCACTAACAGTAATGATGCAAATCAAAGAAAAAACAACTTCAAAATCATTTGGCGAATTTCTTAACGGCTATGTGTCATCAATCCAAGGAGGGGGAGATGTTGTAAATTATTTGAAAAGCAAAATGAATAGTGCATTTGACGCATATGCAAATACACAGAAAGAATCTGTAGAAAAAGTAAAAGCTCTCATAGAGGCATTTATGACAATGCAAATTGTTGTTTTGGCAGTATACATAATCATTACTGCTACTAGTTCAACGGGAGTGGAACAGTCTTCTGAAGGACTAGACCCATTCTTTATGATCATAGTTTTACCACCAGTAGTCTCAGCATTTTTCATGTTTGTATCAAGCAAGTTAAACAAATCAAAAATGTCTGAACTTGATTGGAAAAAGATTGCAATGATAGGAATTCCGGGCGTTGCTATTGCAGGACTACTTTACTCTATGGATATTTTACCAGATTATGATGCATATATTTTAGGAATTGCGTTAATTGTAGCATCAATATTGCCTGCAATAAAATTCTCAAAAGCATATTCGTTGTCCTTAGATTCAGAAAATGCAACACCTCAAATTCTTAGAGATATTGCAGAGGCAAGAAAAGCAGGTTTGGGTCCAGAAAAATGTGTTGTGAGAGCATGTAAAAGAAAAGATTTTGGATTTTTCAACAACATTGCAAATTCCATTGCAAACAAGTTAGAATGGGGAGTGTCGTTAAACAACATTTACAAATCAATTCAAAAAGAAATCAAAGACTTTCAGATATTGATCAGTTTCAAAATTCTTTTTGAAATAATTGCAGCAGGTGGAGGCAATGTTCACACGTTAGAATCACTTGCAGGAATTGCAGAAAAAATACAAAATATTGAAAAATCAAAACGAGAGATGTTAAAACCATATGTAATGATAGGGTTCATGCTGATTGGAATTACTGGATTTACAACTTTGATGGTTATTGATTCACTTACAAGCATCAGTGTACAATCAGAGATAGAAGAATACAAAAAAGAGCAATTAGAATTGGAATCAAAATCAAGATTTGAACTAATGTCATTTTCAATTATTGCACAGGCATGGTTAGCAGGGCTATTTCTTGGAAAAGTAACTACGGGTAATTATTCAGGAGGATTCAAACTTTCAATCTTTTTGATAATAATTACGTTAATTGCAATATTTGTCATTAGTCAGGGATTATTTGACGTAGGAGCGTTTTTCTGATTATTAGTATGTCTCATAATGTTTCACACTGCTGAATATATCAAAAAATACCATATTTTTGACAGATGAAGAGTATTTTCTTATTTTTAATAATATTGGGAAGTTTTTTCACAATTCCTGTACAGGGACAACAGGTATTTGAGCTAGGATATCAGCAACATCCAGGAAAATTATTAGAAAATACCGAAGGAATTCTTCAGATCTATGTAAAATCAAACGAATACATGATTCCAAAAGAGATTTCAAATTTGCAAGTAACGAGCTCTGATAGAAAAATCATTGAGGTGTTAGGCGTTGAAAAAATGTCTGATGGTTTTACCACCAATGTTAAACTGAGTGCAAAAAATTCTGGAACTGCAGATATTTCTGTTGCAGCACCGGGATTTACATCTCAAGAAATTCCAATTACTGTCTATACAAGCAACAACAATCCTACTCATTTACTATTAAAAGCAACCCCTAATGACTTTGCAGTAGATGGGCCAAAGTACGGGTATTTGGCAGTAGAAGTAGTCACAAGTGGGGATTTACCAACAAAGACAAACAAAGATCTAGAAATTGAATTAACATCTCCAAACTCCGATATCATAATTTTAGAAGAAGAAAAAATCACTATAGACTCTGGAAATTATTTTGCTATTACCAAATTTAAAATAAAAGATTCGGGAGATGCAATGGTTTTTGCAAAAACAGAAGGAATGAAACCAGTTAGTGCACAAATTCATGTTAGAGAAGCCAAAGAACCATTGACGCTTAAACTATACACATACCCTGAAAATTATTTAACAGGAACAAATAACAAAGGTTTTGCAATTATACAGTTAGAAGATGGTGAAGGAATCCCAGTAAAAGCAACCGAAGATATTCCAATTAAAATTGCTGTAGAAAATCCAGATGCAAGAATTAACACAAGTAATGATTTTGAAGAAATAATTTTCAAACAAAAAGAATTAATGATAAAACAAGGAGAATACTCAACATACACAAGCTTTACCCCGAGACCCGATTTTTCAGATATCATTGAAAGTTATGTAGAAGATCCAGAAGCATCAGGCAGTGTAGTAAAGTCACTGTCGATTGGAATATCTGCTGAAAACTATCATGTCAAGGATGGTTCAATCAACATAGTTCATGATGAATATGTTAGTGAAACAACAGGTAAAGGACCGGTAGTGGTAAAGTCCATTCCATTCCTAGTTACGGGAGATCGAGAAATTTTAGGAGTAGCGTATCTTGAAACAGATGTAGAAGTTTCTAAAAAAAGACCTGATGAGACCAGATACAAAGAAACAGTTACCATTCCAGTCATGGCAGATGAAACTTTCAAAATGTATGCAGATTCATCAGATTTGAAGACAGCAAGTATAATTGATCCAGAATTCAATGTAGGCGATAATGCCGCCTTGGTATTTGGTAACACAGGAACCGTAATTCCAGAAACTAAATCAATGGATTTTACATTTGAGGATGGTGAGGGAATTAAGAAATTTACAGGCAATCCCACAGGACCAATAGAAGATGATCTGACCATAAAATCTGAAAGTTTAATTCCTGAAATTTTAGCAGGAGAAGAATTTTTTATAATTTCATACATGTGGGAAGAGGAAGAGGAAGACGAGGATGCAGCTACAACTGAAGATGAAGATGAAGAGGAAAATGGGAGAGAAGGTCCAACCCATTTTATTTCAAACACAGTAATTACATTTTCGGCAGACAACATAATAGAAATCGAACCACAGGTAGTGAAACAAAATGATGCATATGCAATACTCAACGCCAATGCACTAAAAGTCGGAGACACATCAGTTACAGGTACTGCAGGTAAATTTGAAACAGGATTAGATCTATCAAGTAAAACTACAGATCCAACTTCTATCTCAATGGCATACGTTAAAACAATTTTTCCAGGTACAACTAGTTTTGCAACAATTCAACTATTAGATTCAGCTGACAACCCAGTACATGTAAAAGAAGACGTTCACATAAAATTAGTATACGACGGAATAGATTCAATTGAAATTCCGGAAAACATTACAATTAAAGAAGGAGAATATTTTGAAACATTTGAGATAAGTGGACTAAAGGATGGAAAAATAAACATATCTGCACTATCAGAAGACTTTCCTTTGGCAAAATTTGAAATCAACGTATCATCACTTCACCCAAATCTAGTTTTAACATCTCCTGACGCCGTAAACCCAGGCGATGTAATTGATGCAGAGATGAAAATTTCATTTGAAGACGAACAATTACCATTATCTGATTACAATGTAATATGGGAAGTAGAAGGAGCAGAAATCAGACAACAAGATGAGATTACAAATTCAGACGGAATAGCAAAGATCAAAGCAGTTGCAACAAGTCAGGATACAGTAAAAATCACTGCAAAAATTTCTGGACAGGGATTTTTTGAATCATCAGTATCAAAACCCACATCAGTGATTCAACCACAAGTATCTCCAGAGGGACAAGTTGTTGAGGAAGAGAAAAAAGAATTAGCATTACCCATAACTGGAGAAAATGCAGTATTTGTGATAATACCTGTTGCTATTGGAGCTGCAATATTCTTTTTAAAGAAAACTAATAGGCTAGATGAAATTCTAGAGAGAGTAAATCTATCTGATAAAGTAGAAGAGATCAAAGAGAAAGTATCAGAATTAAGAGACAGATAGCCTATTGATGGAGAGTTTTGATAAATGTGTTGCAAAGTCATTTTGTGTTTTCCTATGTCTGCTGAGCATATACATCGAAGCAAATCCTTCAAAGAAAACTGCAGTTGCTTCAATTACAGAAATTTCAATCATATTCACAGACATGAAGATCACAAAAGACACAATTACTGCAAGAACAATAGCATAATAAGATGCATATTTTTCATGTGTGGGATCATGCAAAGATTTCAGAAATTGCACAAAATAAACAGTAGAAATTATTATAAAAATTTTGAAAGGTATGTGACATAGTGTTAAAAAACAATGTTACACACCAACAAAGAGGCTAAAAAATGAGTGAAATTTTTACCGATTTAGGTATAATCAGAATAGGTGTTGCATTATCTATGTTAGTCATAGGTTCCATTATAGATATCTGGAAAAGGGAAATACACGATTATTATTGGATAGGATTTGCTTCTTTAGGAATCATTATAACATTATTTGAAGAAAACATGCTTGAATCCTTTGTCCTTATGGGATACGCCTTAATCATTGCGCCATTTTCACTGTTAATTTGGAGATTGGGGTTGTTTGGAGGTGCAGATGCTTTTGCACTAATTGTACTTGCTGTAATTGCACCTGTTTCAACGTTTTCAGAAAATGCAATAACGCCATTTACAGTACTATCAAATGCTGCAATCTTGTTTGTAATTCCATTATTGGCAAACCTAGTAAGAAATATCATATCATTAGCTAACAAACAGGACATTTTTGAGGGGTTTGAGGAGAGTCTTTGGACTAAGATCGGCGCAATGATTATTGGGTATAGGGCAAAAAATCCAAAATTCGGATTTCCAATAGAGAGGATTGAAGGAAAAATCAAGAAAATTTCACTAGGATTTCACCATGCAGAAAATCAAGAATTTTGTAACAAATCAGACACATGGATTACGCCTGGAATCCCATATTTGTTGTTAATTTCAGGAGGGTATCTCATTCAATTAGTATACGGAGATGTGTTGATTTCTTGGTTCATGTAACATATACAAATCAAGGATCTGTATCACAACATAACATACACGTGCTTAAGATAACTTTATTGTAATTATTTCATATGACAATAGAAGAGTATGCAATAGAGCAATCAGGACTAGAGTCAAAATTTCACAATCCTATTGAGGAACTAAACAAACTGATCGGGGCCTATGGGCTGACTCCAAATCAATCAAAAGTTTACCTGTACCTTAGTAAAATCGGAACAAAAACGGCATCGGAGATTTCTAAAAATCTCAAAATACCAAGAACTGAAACATATCATCTCTTAAACTCGCTTGAACAAAAAGGAGTTGTATACTCCATATTTGGAAAGCCAACCAAATTTGAATCAGTAGATATCGAAAAAGCAATTGACATTTTGATACGCAATGAAAAAAACAGAGTTTCAGAAATGGAGTCAAAAAAAGAACACATTGTAAAACTTTGGAAGACAATTCCAAATCATGGAAAAACAGATTCTGAGGCAGAAGAGAACAAATTCCAATCACTACAGGGAAAAAACTCCATACTTGCAAGATTGCAGAAAATGATCCAAGATTCAAATGAAGAAGTGTTAGTTTTAGGAACAGAAGAAGACTTTATGAAATTTTATCATACAGAGTTTACAGAGTATTTGAAAAAATGCAAAGGAGATTTGAAGGTACTTACAACATACACAAACAAAGGCAATTACATCTTTGATGACGTACCATTAGAAAAAATAAAAAAAATTGAAGATAAAAATAGGGAGAATTTTTGCTTTATAATCAAAGATGACGATGAAGTCATTTTCTTCATCAACAATTCAATTATTGATAATGTGATGGCAATATGGACCGATTCAAAATCATTTGTCTCTACATTAAAGTCTCTGTTCAAATTAGTATGGAAAAAATCAAACCACATCAAAGAGTCTGATGCATCAAAAATTCTCGGATCAGAAATCACATATGAGCACAGACTAAGAGAAATAGAGCAAGAGAAAAGAATTCTAAGTTATCTTCAAAAAAATTTCAAAATGAACAAAAAAGGAGTTACTAAAAAATGAGTGAAAACAAGATGGATTCAGAGATAAAAGAAGACAACTTGAAAATTTTGATTATCGACGATAATGAACAGATTACAAAGATGCTGACGACATTTTTGAGCACGCAAAATTTTGCATGCATTATAACTAACGATGCAAAAGAAGGGCTAAAAATGATCGAAGAGGACAGATATGATGCAGTGTTGTTGGATCTGGCACTTCCTGATTTTAACGGATATGATGTAATTGATGCACTTGAAAAGAACGACATGCTTAGAAAAAACAAAATCATTGTCTTTACTGCATCAAATATCTCTGAAGACGAGCTAGACAAACTAGTAAAAAGAGGAGTGACATCGTACATTCTAAAGCCTGTTGATATTGATGAATTGTTATCAAAAATACAAAAAGTGATCAACACATAACAAGACAGGAGTCATTTTGCTTCAAATCAAGCACACGTTATTTCTTGTCTTTGGGATAACAAGTTTTATCATTTTCTACATAGGATTGCTAAATTATTTTACGTCTGATGATCACGATATGGCTTCATTAATTCTTGTGTTTACAATTATTGTTTCAGGTGGCTCTCTTATTGGCACGATATTTGTCTCAAAAAGCATTACAAGCCCCATTGAAAAATTGGCACAAAACATGACCGAGTTTTCTGAGACAAACAAAATAGATTCTAATGAGAAAATAATTACAAACATCAAAGAAATTCATGAATTAAACACAAACTTTCAAAATATGACGAAAACAGTACATGACACAATTAAAAAAGAAAAGCAGTATGTAGAAAAACTCAAAGATATCGATAGGCGAAAAGATGAATTTTCATCAATGGTTTCTCATGAATTAAAAACACCAATAGTTCCAATTCTAGGATATGCAAAGATGCTAAAAAAACAAGATGTTCTAGGAAGGCTAAACCCAATGCAAGAAGACGCAGTTAACGAGATATACACATCATCATTAAAGTTACAAAAATTAATCGGAGATATCTTAACTGCACAAAAATTAGGTTTAGGAAAAATTGCAATCAACAAAGAAAAACTCGATACTGGTATTTTACTTGAAGATGTTTTTAAGACATTTGATCCAATCGTTAAAGAAAAAAAAGTACAATTAATCAAAGTGAATTCAGACAAATCATTTGTTTATTCAGACAAAGACAGAATCATCCAAGTGTTCTCAAATCTGATTAAAAATGCACTTGATTTTGTAGATGAGGGCTCAGGCAAAATAGAATTTGGAGCCAAAGAAAATAATGAACATATAGAATTTTTTGTCAAGGATAACGGGATTGGAATTTCTGAAGAAAATCAAAAAGAAATTTTTAAGAAATTCTATCAGATCGATACATCAAATAGACGAAAAAGAGATGGTAGTGGTCTCGGATTGGCAATATGTAAAGGAATAATTGAAAAACTAGATGGAAAGATTTGGGTTGAAAGCAAATTTGGTCATGGTTCTACATTTTATTTTTCAATTCCAAAAAAATATATCAAAATAGAATCTTGAATTATTTTAATTCAACAAGAATAAAATGAGACAATCCTTGGACTATAACATCGAAAGAATAACATCCTATCGCATAGGGTTTTGTGTCAAAGTTTAGTTTGTATTTTCCTTCTGTTGCTTTGAATGTCTCATCAGATTCTTCTGAAATACCATCAATTATTGTTCTAGGGTATGCTGGACATCCAATAGAATTTATGGTAAATGTTATCTCTTCAGAATTTATAGGTGTTGAGGGATTACCCATTTCATCTATCAATTCAAACTGGATAGGTATGGTACTTCCCTGATTAGCAATATTTGATGAATTGTTTTCCAGAGGAGACAATACGTTGAATTTATGTACAACATTAACAGTTCTTGTTACTTGTTCTGCTACATTTCCAGACGAATCTGTTACATCATATGTTACAGCATATGTTCCTAGAGAATAAGTGTTGACTTCAGATGAATTAATCACAATTAATGACGAAATGTCACCATCCCTATTGTCAATTGCATTTGCTCCTTGTTCAGCGTAAGAAGTTCCAACTTCAACAATCAATGGATCATCACCTGTTAATGTAATTACTGGGGGTTCAGTGTCAGAATTCCCACAAGATGTTGATTCATGTGCATCAAACCTCATCAAAGAGTCAAATACACCAGAGCCATCGATATCTAATGAAATTATTATTTCACCATTACAAGATACTGCAACATTATGTGTTGGTGGAGAAGTACTATCCGAGGGACTCAAAGTTCCATAAGTGGTCCAGTCTAACTGCCATACACCATTTTCATCCACATGAAATCGATGAATATTTGAAGGATATCTTGAACTGTTAAAAAACCAATTTTCATCAATTACAATTACATTATCATTTGAATCAAAATCAATATCTCCTACTTTGAAGAAGGATGCTCCAGTTGCAGTTTCCAAATCAAGATCAGGTATGGATGATTGAGTAAGATCAGAATTCAAAACCTTTATTCCGTTAACTGAGCCAACCCCATAACCGAGATAAACAAGGCCTGATGAATCTACTGCAATGATAGTTGCTGCAACTCCACCAGGCAAAACAAATTGAACAGGAGGGTCTGCAATCCCATTGTTTATTCGAAAAACTTCATTAGTAAACGACTGCAGAAGATAAATTTCATTTTCGTTTTGAGGATTTATTACAAAATCAGCTATTCTGGCATCATGATCATAAATTATTGTATCAGATCCATTCTCGCTTAGTTTTTTAATTGCATCCTTGTCAGTAGTGGCATAAAAGATAGAGTCATTAGAATCAATGTTTAATGCAGTAATGGTTTGTGCAGGCACATTTTTGATCATAGAATATTGGTCATACCCATTTGTAGTGAGGCTAAATTTTCCAAAAACAGTTCCAAACCCGTCTCGTTCTGCAAGAATAATTTCATTTTGGGAATTAGTATCAAACACTACAAAGTTACCTCCTGCAAATGACTCAAATGGAGAGGATGTAAATTGAGAAGAGTTAAACGGAATCTGTGCAGGAGCAGAAGTTGCAAATGCAGGAATCATAGAAAATATGCCTATCAGAACGAGAGAAGAAAGTAAAACCTTATTCATTGCGTTAAGTATGAAGGTATTATGTTATTTAATCAACAATAAAGGATAGTCAATCATTAAGTAAAAAAACATCAACAAATTTCAATTAGGCATCATATGAGTTTTTAATTATTTCGCATTGAAAATCTGAATCATTACTACGTGCATCTTAAATCAAAAATGTACACTATCAAACATAATGAGCGTAAATAGGCATGGGTTATACTCGCTATTCATTGGAATGATGTTGGTTTTTTCAATAATTCCAGCATTTGGTGAAGTAACAAAACTTTCAACAAACACTGAAAGTTATCTTTTTGGAGACAACATCACATTTGAGGGAAAAGTAGCAAATGGAGACACAGGAATAGTAACAATAGTGATTCGTGATTCTGAAAATAATTTTGTCTTGTTATCTCAAGCAATTCCAGAGTCAGATTATTCCTTTAAAAAAACAATCAAGATTAATGAAAAATTTACCAATTCAGGAATCTATAATGCAACAGGATTCATTGTCAACATGACTGCAGGAATCACAACAGAGTTTGGAATCTCTGCAAATGACACTACGTTTACAGAAGAGCCTAGAAAAGAACAAACATTAACAGAAAAATATACAAAAACAACACCCATAATTGAAGAAGACATAATCATCGAATCAAAGGAACCAGATTTTGTTGACCCGCAAAAAGATCCAAAATACTATGTGGACAGATACTATAACGAGCCAGAATACAAGTCATGGTTTGATAGAAACTATCCTGATTACACTATAGAAGAAGCAGTAGGATATGATATGCAAGAAAAGGAATTAGCTGATTTTGTTGACCCGCAAAAAGATCCAAAATACTATGTGGACAGATACTATAACGAGCCAGAATACAAGTCATGGTTTGATAGAAACTATCCTGATTACACTATAGAAGAAGCAGTAGGATATGATATGCAAGAAAAGGAATTAGAAACGGCCGTAGAAGAACTGATCAACAAAGAAATCATTCCCAAAGCTGAAGCATCATCAATTGTAAAGCCATCATCAAAAGCAGATGACAATTCAGATACTGCCCAAATAATTCTTGCAATAGGCGGACTAGGAATTTTGTTTGGGGCAGTATATGGAGTCAAAAAAAAAGTCGATGATAATTCAAAACAGATATCCATAAACAAAGATACAATTCGAAAAAGGATCATCAACCCTCTGATGGGTAATAACCCATACGATATTCTTCA
Above is a window of Nitrosopumilus sp. K4 DNA encoding:
- a CDS encoding DUF5011 domain-containing protein; this encodes MNKVLLSSLVLIGIFSMIPAFATSAPAQIPFNSSQFTSSPFESFAGGNFVVFDTNSQNEIILAERDGFGTVFGKFSLTTNGYDQYSMIKNVPAQTITALNIDSNDSIFYATTDKDAIKKLSENGSDTIIYDHDARIADFVINPQNENEIYLLQSFTNEVFRINNGIADPPVQFVLPGGVAATIIAVDSSGLVYLGYGVGSVNGIKVLNSDLTQSSIPDLDLETATGASFFKVGDIDFDSNDNVIVIDENWFFNSSRYPSNIHRFHVDENGVWQLDWTTYGTLSPSDSTSPPTHNVAVSCNGEIIISLDIDGSGVFDSLMRFDAHESTSCGNSDTEPPVITLTGDDPLIVEVGTSYAEQGANAIDNRDGDISSLIVINSSEVNTYSLGTYAVTYDVTDSSGNVAEQVTRTVNVVHKFNVLSPLENNSSNIANQGSTIPIQFELIDEMGNPSTPINSEEITFTINSIGCPAYPRTIIDGISEESDETFKATEGKYKLNFDTKPYAIGCYSFDVIVQGLSHFILVELK
- a CDS encoding SHOCT domain-containing protein yields the protein MSVNRHGLYSLFIGMMLVFSIIPAFGEVTKLSTNTESYLFGDNITFEGKVANGDTGIVTIVIRDSENNFVLLSQAIPESDYSFKKTIKINEKFTNSGIYNATGFIVNMTAGITTEFGISANDTTFTEEPRKEQTLTEKYTKTTPIIEEDIIIESKEPDFVDPQKDPKYYVDRYYNEPEYKSWFDRNYPDYTIEEAVGYDMQEKELADFVDPQKDPKYYVDRYYNEPEYKSWFDRNYPDYTIEEAVGYDMQEKELETAVEELINKEIIPKAEASSIVKPSSKADDNSDTAQIILAIGGLGILFGAVYGVKKKVDDNSKQISINKDTIRKRIINPLMGNNPYDILQTRLAKGEITLEEFDMLERKLNKKY